The following nucleotide sequence is from Solidesulfovibrio carbinolicus.
GCCCCGCTTCGGGGCCGAGGGCCAAGTGGGGCCTGGAATTTCAGGGGGCGCGGCCGGCGCGCCAGCGCTGGCCGCGCCCTCTGAAATTCCAGGCCCCTTCTTCGCGGCCAGCCGCCGGCCGACCGACCGCCCTCCCCGCCCGACCGACCGCGCCCCGATCGGGGGGCCGGGGGGATGATCCCCCCGGCGGGTCCGGGCAGCGCCCGGCGGGTGCAGGGCAGCGCCCCGGCTAAATTCCGAGAGTAACTACGCCGTAGTTCTTTTTGCCTTTGCGCAGCAGAGCGATATTGCCGCCGATGTAGTCCTCAGCGGCAAGCGCCTGGTTTTCGTCGGCCACGCGGACGTTGTTGAGGTAGATGCCGCCGGCTTTGATGTCCTTGCGGGCCTGGGACAGCGACGGGCACAGGGCCAGGTCGACCAGGAGCTTGGGCAGGGGCGGCACGGCGTCGAGGCCGTCGTAGTTCTTGCCGGGCGCGGCTTCCAGGGCGGCGCGCAGGGTGGCGGCGTCCACGGCGCGCAGGTCGCCGCCGCCGAAAAGCGCCTCGGTGACGGCTTCGACCTTGGCCAGTTCCTCGGCACCGTGGATCATGGTGGTGGTTTCCCGGGCCAGGGTTTTCTGGGCGGCGCGCTGGTGGGGCCGCTCGGCGGTCTCCACGGCCAGGGCGTCGATGGCTTCCTTGTCCAGGTAGGTGAAGTAGCGCAGGAAGTTGCAGACGTCGCGGTCGTCGGCGTTGATCCAGTATTGGTAGAAGGCGTAGGGCGAGGTCAGGGCAGTATTTAAGTAGACGGCCCCTTTTTCGCTTTTGCCGAATTTCGCGCCGGAGGCGGTGGTGATGAGCGGGAAGGTCAGGGCAAAGGCCTGGGAACCGGATTTGCGGCGGATGAGTTCCAGGCCGGCGGTGATGTTGCCGAACTGGTCGCCGCCGCCGATCTGCAAGGTGCAGCCCATGGTACGGTTCAAGTATTCATAATCCAGGGACTGCAGGATCATGTAACTGAATTCGGTGTAGGAGATGCCGGTGTCTTCGCGGCCGATGCGCGATTTCACGGAATCCTTGGCCATCATGTAGTTGATGGTGAAGTGCTTGCCGGTGTCGCGCAAGAATTCGATGACCGAGATGGGCTGGGTCCAGTCGAGGTTGTTGACCGGGGTGACGCGGTCGGCCACGCCTTGGCGCTCAAAAAAAGCCATGGCCTGGGACCGGATTTTCTCGGCCGAGGCGGCCACCATGTCGGCGGTGCGCATCTGGCGTTCCTTGTCCTTGCCGCTGGGGTCGCCGATGAGTCCGGTGGCGCCGCCAAGCAGGAACAGGGGCTTGTGGCCGGCCTTGGCGAAGCGGGCCAAGGCCATGAGCGGCACGAGGTTGCCGATGTGCAGGCTGTCGGCGGTGGGGTCGAAGCCGCAGTACATGACGCGGTCGCGGGCGTTTAGGTGCTTGCGCAGTTCGGCCTCGTCGGAGCACTGATGCACGAGGCCGCGCCAGGAGAGTTCGTCGAAAATATTCACGGCGATTCCTTTTCGGTAAAGCAGTCGGACGGATCAGATGCCCGAAGCGGGCACGGCCGTGGCTGGCGAGGAGCCGGCCGGCGCGGCGGTCTTGGCCGGCGTGCGTTCGCGCAGCAGGGGTTTTACCCCGGCGATGCGCTCCAGCCGGGTCATGGTATCGGGCTGGCGGTCGTAGACATCGACCAGGACGTTGAGCACGAACTGGCCGTTCTTGATTTCGGTCTCGATACGGCATTCAAAGCCGTTCTGGCCGAGCTTGGCCTTGAGCGCATTGGCGTTGTCGGCTTTGCTGAACGCCCCCACCTGGTAGGTGTCGTGGGGGCGTTGCCAGTCGTAGACGGTCTCCTCGCCGCAGCCGCCAAGCAGGCAGGCCCCGGCCAGGAAAAAACACAGGAGAAGCGCGCGCATGTCCGGGCCGCCTAGGGTTTGGCGTCGGACCGGCGACGCTGCTTGTCGTTGTATTCGATGATCTCGGTGCGGCCGTTTTGGCGCTCGGTGACGAGCAGCAACCGGTCGCCGTCCACGTTGACGTTGACCAGGCGCGAGCATTTGTTGATGGCGGGCACCACGGCATAGGTCTTGTCCGCGCCCACGGCCACGAGGTCGTAGGTGATGGGGCATTCGGCGTTGCCCACGCCGTGGCGGATGAGCACGGCGTCGTAGCCGTCGCCGAGTTCGCCGACGCTCATGTAGGACTGGGCGGTAAGCGCCGCGCCCATGGCCTGGTGGATGACCCGGCCGCCGAGCAGCACGGTGGAGGACGCGCCGTCGCGCACCACTTCCAGCGGGCCGGCCACGGTCATATAGATGGCGGTGCGTTCCGGGGCGGCCTGGGCGGCGGCGGCCAGGACCAGACAGACCAGGGCGGCAAGCAGCAGTCGTCGAGCGTATCGCATGGGTGTTCCTCCGCTTCGCGGCGGGTTATCCGGCCAGCCGCCAAGGCGCAATAGTTACGACCTTGCCGGCGGAGGCGTCAATATCCATAAGCGCCCCCTGCATCTCGGGCGCGGCCTTGGACACGACGAACCGGCGCGGCAGGCCGGTGCGGAAACGGGCGATGACCTCTTCGGGGTCCATGCCCAGAGCAGAGGCGGCCGGACCGGTCATGCCCAGGTCCGTCATGTAGGCCGTGCCCTGAGGAAGCAGCTGGGCGTCGGCGGTCTGGACGTGGGTGTGGGTGCCAAGGACGGCGCTGACCTTGCCGTCGAGAAAATAGGCCAGGGCTTTTTTTTCGCTGGTGGCCTCGGCGTGGAAGTCGATGAGCCGCAGGGGCACGTCGGCGGGCAGTTGGCCGAGAATGCCCTCGGCGGCGGCAAAGGGGCAGTCCACGGCGGCCATGAAGGTGCGGCCGAGGAGGTTTATGACGACGTAAGGGGCGGCCTCCCTGGGGCGAAAGACCTGCCAACCGCGCCCGGGCGCGCCGGCCGGGTAATTGGCCGGACGCAGCAGCCGGTCCTGGCTCTCCAGGAGCGGCGAAAGGTCGGGGTGGCGAAAGGTGTGGTTGCCGCCGGTCAGGACGTCCAGGCCGGTTTCCAGGAGCTGGCGGGCCGATTTGGCGGTCAGCCCGATGCCGCCCGAGGCGTTTTCGGCGTTGGCGAGAATCCGGGTCAGGCCCAGGTCGCGCCGCAGCCCGGCCAGGCGCTGGGTGACGATGGCCCGGCCCGGCCGGCCGAAGATGTCGCCGAGAAAAAGCATCCGCATGGCGTGCCGTCCTTATTCGTAAACCAAAAAGCCCGGATGATCCGGCGGTTGGATTTCGTCAGCCTCCGGGACGCTGGCCCAGACGTCCTGGCGCTCGGCCGGTTCGGCTTCGGGCGCGGCAAAAAGCCGCAGGGTCAGCAGCAGATCGCCCGGTCCCTTGTCGCCGACGCCGGGCTGGCCGGCCCCGGCCACCCGGATCACATCCCCGTCGCGGGCGTCCGGGGCGATGACCAGCACGCCCCGGCGCGGCTTGTCGTGACGTCCCGAGCCGGCGCAGGCCGGACAGGTCGCGGCCACGAATCCCTGCCCCGAACACGACGGGCAGCCCACGGCGGACAAGCCGCCGCCAAGGGGCTGCCAGATGGTCCCCCGGCCGGCGCACATCCAGCAGGCTTGGCGCAGCGCCCCCTTGCCGTCGCAGACCGGGCAGTCGCCGCCAACGCCGAAATCCAGGGTCAGCCGGCCGCCGCTGGCGGCCAGGGAATCGGGAATGTCCACCATGGCGGCCAGATCCTTGCCCCGGCGCGGCAACAGGACGCGCGGGTCCAGGGGGGCAAAGGCCGCGGTCGGCGCGGCGACCGGAGGCGGCGCGGCGGCCCGGACCGCCTTGGCATAGCGGCGGCGGCCGTCATAGGCGGCGCGCCGGGCCAGATGGCCCAAAACGGCGTAGGCGGCGGCCAGGGTCAGGAAGCGTTCGGCGGCCCGTGGATCGTCGGGGTTGGCGTCGGGGTGGCAGTGCCTGGCCAGAAGGCGGTAGGCGCGGCGCACGGCGGCCGCGTCGGCGTCCTCGGACAGGCCGAGGACGGCATAGCAGTCGGGACTATCCATGCGCCCCCGCTTGGGCCTAGTTTTTCACAACGCGTTTCGGGCCGCCCGGAAGAGGCGGCCCGAAACACGGCAACATCAGTCCATCCGCTATTTGGCGATGCCCACGGCCCGTCGCTCGCGGATGACCGTGACGCGGATCTGGCCGGGATAGGTGAGATTATCCTCGATGCGCTTGGCGATGTCCTTGCAGAGCAGGAAGGTCTTGTCGTCGTCGACGTTTTCCGAATCGACCATGACGCGGACCTCGCGGCCGGCCTGGATGGCGTAGGCCTTGGACACGCCGTCGAAATCAAGAGCCAGGTTTTCCAGTTCCTCCAGCCGCTTGACGTAGCTTTCCAGGAGTTCCTTGCGGGCTCCGGGGCGCGCGCCAGAGAGGCTGTCGGCGGCCTGGACCAGGGTGGCCAGGATGGACTTGGGCGGCACGTCCTCGTGGTGGGCCATGATGGCGTGGAGGATGTCGCTGGATTCGCCGAATTTCTTGGCCAGGTCCGCGCCGATGACGGCGTGGGGGCCTTCGATCTCGTGATCGACGGCCTTGCCGAGATCGTGGAGCAGGCCGGCGCGCTTGGCCCTTTTTATGTCCACGCCCAGTTCGGCGGCCATGATGCCGGCCAGGGAGGCCACTTCCAGGGAATGCTGGAGCACGTTTTGGGAGTAGCTGGTGCGGTATTGGAGCTGGCCGAGAAGGCGCACGAGCTCGGGGTGGATGCCGTGGACGCCGCAATCGAAGGTGGCCTGCTCGCCGATCTCCCGAATCTTGACGTCAAGTTCCTGCTCGCACTTCTTGACGATGTCCTCGATGCGGGCGGGATGGATGCGGCCGTCGGTGATGAGGCGCTCCAGGGCCATCTTGGCGATCTGGCGTTTGAGCGGCGAAAAGGCCGACAGGATGACGGTCTCGGGGGTGTCGTCGATGATGAGGTCCACGCCGGTGGCGGCTTCCAGGGCGCGGATGTTGCGGCCTTCGCGGCCGATGATGCGGCCCTTCATTTCTTCGGAGGGCAGGGTCACGGCGGTGACGGTCTGCTCGCCCACGAAATCGCCGGCATAGCGCTGGATGGCCAGGGCCAGAATCTTTTTCCCGCTCTTGTCGGCGGTCTCCTTGGCCTCCATCTCGATCTGGCGGACCATGCGGGCGGCCTCGTGGCGGGTCTTGGACTCGATCTCGTCCATGAGGCGCTTTTTGGCCTCTTCCATGGTCAGGCCGGAGATTTCCTGGAGCCGCTTGTCATGCTCGTCGGCCAGCCGGGAAAGATCCTCGGCCTTTTCGGCCAATTCGCGTTCCTTGGCGGTGAGCCGCTTTTCCGAAGCCAGCATTTCGGATTCCTTCTGGACGATCAGCTCCTGCTTTTCTTCCAGACGTTCCCGGCGC
It contains:
- the tyrS gene encoding tyrosine--tRNA ligase; its protein translation is MNIFDELSWRGLVHQCSDEAELRKHLNARDRVMYCGFDPTADSLHIGNLVPLMALARFAKAGHKPLFLLGGATGLIGDPSGKDKERQMRTADMVAASAEKIRSQAMAFFERQGVADRVTPVNNLDWTQPISVIEFLRDTGKHFTINYMMAKDSVKSRIGREDTGISYTEFSYMILQSLDYEYLNRTMGCTLQIGGGDQFGNITAGLELIRRKSGSQAFALTFPLITTASGAKFGKSEKGAVYLNTALTSPYAFYQYWINADDRDVCNFLRYFTYLDKEAIDALAVETAERPHQRAAQKTLARETTTMIHGAEELAKVEAVTEALFGGGDLRAVDAATLRAALEAAPGKNYDGLDAVPPLPKLLVDLALCPSLSQARKDIKAGGIYLNNVRVADENQALAAEDYIGGNIALLRKGKKNYGVVTLGI
- a CDS encoding SPOR domain-containing protein; this translates as MRALLLCFFLAGACLLGGCGEETVYDWQRPHDTYQVGAFSKADNANALKAKLGQNGFECRIETEIKNGQFVLNVLVDVYDRQPDTMTRLERIAGVKPLLRERTPAKTAAPAGSSPATAVPASGI
- a CDS encoding TIGR00282 family metallophosphoesterase, with product MRMLFLGDIFGRPGRAIVTQRLAGLRRDLGLTRILANAENASGGIGLTAKSARQLLETGLDVLTGGNHTFRHPDLSPLLESQDRLLRPANYPAGAPGRGWQVFRPREAAPYVVINLLGRTFMAAVDCPFAAAEGILGQLPADVPLRLIDFHAEATSEKKALAYFLDGKVSAVLGTHTHVQTADAQLLPQGTAYMTDLGMTGPAASALGMDPEEVIARFRTGLPRRFVVSKAAPEMQGALMDIDASAGKVVTIAPWRLAG
- a CDS encoding DnaJ domain-containing protein, which translates into the protein MDSPDCYAVLGLSEDADAAAVRRAYRLLARHCHPDANPDDPRAAERFLTLAAAYAVLGHLARRAAYDGRRRYAKAVRAAAPPPVAAPTAAFAPLDPRVLLPRRGKDLAAMVDIPDSLAASGGRLTLDFGVGGDCPVCDGKGALRQACWMCAGRGTIWQPLGGGLSAVGCPSCSGQGFVAATCPACAGSGRHDKPRRGVLVIAPDARDGDVIRVAGAGQPGVGDKGPGDLLLTLRLFAAPEAEPAERQDVWASVPEADEIQPPDHPGFLVYE
- the rny gene encoding ribonuclease Y, with protein sequence MEFSTIFMGIVGIGLGVPAGYYLDKWISQKTLNEARTLADRILDEARKEASAHKKEVVVAAQDELFRQKQELEKEFRDKTQSLEEKEEQVHKRRERLEEKQELIVQKESEMLASEKRLTAKERELAEKAEDLSRLADEHDKRLQEISGLTMEEAKKRLMDEIESKTRHEAARMVRQIEMEAKETADKSGKKILALAIQRYAGDFVGEQTVTAVTLPSEEMKGRIIGREGRNIRALEAATGVDLIIDDTPETVILSAFSPLKRQIAKMALERLITDGRIHPARIEDIVKKCEQELDVKIREIGEQATFDCGVHGIHPELVRLLGQLQYRTSYSQNVLQHSLEVASLAGIMAAELGVDIKRAKRAGLLHDLGKAVDHEIEGPHAVIGADLAKKFGESSDILHAIMAHHEDVPPKSILATLVQAADSLSGARPGARKELLESYVKRLEELENLALDFDGVSKAYAIQAGREVRVMVDSENVDDDKTFLLCKDIAKRIEDNLTYPGQIRVTVIRERRAVGIAK